CGCAGCGCTAATCCGGAGGTCGTCGTTCGGGTGATCGCGTTGGATGGGCCCATGACGACAACTTTCGAAGCTCTGCTGCCCGGCACCGAGCGGGCTCTGCTGCATCGCGTCGCGGTCGCGCAGTCCGAGGGCCGGGCTCCCTCTTTCGTGGGCGCCGTGGTGCGTGACGGAGCGCTGGTGTGGAGCGGCTCACGCAGTTGCGTGGACGGACACGCGCCGGATGCCGACACCCAGTTCAGGATCGGGTCCATCACCAAGGTGTTCACCGCCGTGCTGGTGATGCGACTGCGGGACGAGGGGCTCCTCGGTCTCGACGATCCGCTGGAACGGCACCTCAAGGGCACGGGCGTCGGGGATGTGACCATCGCTCAGCTCCTCGGGCACAGCGGCGGTCTCGCGGCCGAGACGCCTGGTCAGTGGTGGGAGCGCTCGTCCGCCGCGCTGCGGCCGGAGCTCTCCGACGTGCTGGGGGAGGAGCCCTTCCGTCAGGCGCCGGGGCGTCGGCATCACTACTCCAACCCCGGTTACACCCTGCTCGGTTCGCTGGTCGAGGCCGTGCGGGGGGTCTCCTGGGAGGAGGCGCTGCGGGGCGAGATCCTGGAGCCGCTCGGGATGAGCCGGACGACGCTCGATCCGGTGGCCCCGCACGCGGGTGGCTGGGCGGTGCACCCCTGGGCCGATGTGATGCTGTCGGAGCCGTCCGAGGACCTCGGGCTGATGGCGCCGGCCGGACAGCTGTGGTCGACGGCCGCGGATCTCGCCCGCTTCGCCGCCTTCCTCGCGGCAGGGGACGAGCGGGTGCTCGGTGCGGCCTCCGTGGCGGAGATGCGGGCCCCGGCCGCCGCGGCCGGGGAGGGGGACTGGGACGGAGGCTACGGGCTGGGTCTCCAACTGGTCCGCAAGGACGGCCGGACCCTGATCGGCCACACCGGATCGCTCCCCGGTTTCGTCGCCGCTCTCTGGGTGAGCGTGGAGGACGGGCTGGCGGCGATCGCCCTCGCCAATGCCACCTCGGGGCCGCTGACGGGGGCTGTGGCCGCCGATCTCGTCCGGATCGTGGCAGAGGCGGAACCGAGGTTCCCGGAGCCCTGGCGCCCGCTTCCGGAGGCCGAGGTCGACGAGGAGCTGCTGGCGCTGACGGGTCCTTGGTACTGGGGTACGTACGCCTATGGTCTCCGGATCGGTCCCGGGCGGAGTGTGGTGCTCGAACCCCTGCGGGGTGCTGGGCGACGGGCCCGCTTCGAGGCGCTGCCCGGGGGCGGCTGGGTCGGGCTGAACGGCTACTACGAGGGGGAGACGCTCCGGGCGGTGCGGCGCGCCGACGGCAGCGTGAGCCATCTCGACCTCGGGTCCTTCGTCTTCACACGGGAGCCGTACGCCCCGGCGGACGTGGTGCCGGGTGGCGTGGACGAGGCGGGCTGGCGCGGTCTCTGAGCCGTTCCGCGCTGTTGACGGCTGTTCCCTGTTTCACGTGAAACAGGGCTCCGTCGGCGTGCCGGGACGCGGTCACGGCATGCCGACGGAGCGTTTCCTCGCCTCAGAGGGTCTTCTTGAAGCCCAGGTGAGAGGCCTCGAAGCCGAGCCGCTCGTAGAAGCGGTGGGCATCGGTGCGGGTGACGTCGGAGGTCAGCTGGACGAGCCGGCAGCCCTGGCGTCCGGACTCCTCGACGGCCCACTCGATGAGCAGGGTGCCCAGGCCGCTGCCACGCTCCTCGGTGTGGATGCGGACGCCCTCGATGATCGAGCGGGTGGCGCCCCGACGGGAGAGGCCGGGAATGATCGTCAGCTGGAGGGTGCCGACGACCTTGTCCTCACGGACGGCCACGACGAGGTGCTGATGGGGGTCGTTCGCCAGGCGCTCGAAGGCCACCAGGTACGGGCCGAGGTCGTCGGGGGTTTCGCGCTGCGCGCCCAGCGGGTCGTCGGCCAGCATCGCGACGATGGCTTCGATGTCCTCCGCGGTGGCGGGACGTATCTCAAGATCGCTCATGCCCCGCAGAGTACGCCGGGGAATGTGACCGCATGGCCGATGGAGCGTGCCGTGCGGGTGAGACGGCCGGTGCCTCAGGCGGGGACGCCCACGCCTTCCACGACCTGGACCAGCGGGGCCAGCTCCGGGTTCTTGGCGGCCTCGTCGAGCGCCTCGCGCAGAGCGCTGTCGTTGGTGGGACGGGCCTCTGCCAGGAGCTTCTGGCCGGCCTCGGTGACATCGGTGTAGATACCGCGTCGGTCGGTGGCGCAGAGATACCGGGTGAGCAGACCCCGGTCCTCGAGCCGGGTGACCAGCCGGGTGGTGGCGCTCTGGCTGAGGACGACCGCGTCGGCGACCTGCTTCATCTGGAGGTGCCCGCCCGGTCCGCTGTGCTGGCGGCTGAGGACGTCGAGGAGCGAGTACTCCCGCACGCTCAGACCGTGCCGGGACTCCAGGGCGCGCTCGATGTGCGACTCGATCCTGCCGTGCAGCAGGGAGAGGGCGCACCAGCGCTGGGAGAGCGCGGTGAGTGCGGGGTCCGTCGCGGTCATGGTCTCTCCTCGGTCTCTCCTCGGCACCGGAGTGGTTCTCGACCCCAGGGTAAACGATGCGACGCAATAATGCGCGTGTGCAAGTAATTGGGGGCGGGTGGACGGGCCGCGCTACCCGGCCGCGACGGTCAGGGGAGCGAAGCGACGGCGCCAGTCGCCGGGGAGGCCGGGGAGGGAGCGGACCATCACCGCGTTGGAGGCGATCGGGTCGAGGCCGTTCTCCTTCACCCAGCTCAGCAGGGCCGCATGCCGCACGTCGATGTCCGTCCGCAGCGGGCGGTCGGTGGCCGCCGCGAGCGAGGCGATCAGGGCCTGGGCCGTGGCGGGGTCGCGGGCGATCAGCGGTCCGACGACATGGGTGTCCATGTTGGGCCAGGCCGCTGCGAAGCCGGTGATCCGGCCGTCCTCCTCCGCGACCCGGAGATGGTCGGCGAAGGCGGGCAGCCGGGTGATGACATGGGTGCGGTCGAGGCCGAAGACCTCGCGGTCCAGACGCAGGATCGCCTGCAGGTCCTCCGCCGTCGCCGGGCGGACCGGAACGGCCGGAGCGGGCGTGGTGAAGGTGAACAGCCCGCGCACCATCTCCGCGCGCCCGGTCTCCGTGAAGCCCAGCTGGTCGTAGAGGGGCTGTCCGTTGGGCGTGGCGTGCAGGGTGAGCGGAGTGTCCCCGGCTTCCGCCAGGACGTGCTCCATGAGCCGGCGTCCCACGCCTTGGCGTGCGTACTGCTCCGCGACGAGCACCATGCCGATCGCGGCGAGCCCCGGGCCGTACGAGGTGACCACGCAGCAGGTGATCAGCCCGGTCCCGGAAGGGTCGTCGATGCCGTAGCCGGTGCCCGCGGCGAGGAGGAGGCCCCACTTGTGTTCCTCACGCGGCCAGCCCCGGTTCTCGGAGAGGTCGGCGCAGGCGAGGAGGTCTTCCACGGTGAGGCGCCGGATGGGGAGCTGTGCGAGCGAGGAGGGGGAGATCGGCATGGTGTCAGGCTGGCCGACGTGGTGATCTTCCGTCCACCGCTTTAGCGGATCTGGCCGAGAGGTGCGCGGCGCGGAGCCGGACGGGGTGAAGGGGTGGCGAGGCGGCAGCCGTGGAAGGGCGGTGATTCCACGGCGTGGGACGGACCGGGGAAGGGCGTTGATTCCACGGCGTGGGACGGAGACGATGTTTCACGTGAAACCGCGACAGCAGCGACTGCACTTCTTCGACCTCGACGGCACCCTGATCCGGGGGTCCGCCGCGGCGGTGGAGATCTCCAGGCAACTGGGCGTCGACGAGGAGATCGCCGCCCTGGAAGCGGGCTTTCTGCAAGGGCTCACCCCGGACGAGTTCGCCGTCCGGGCCCACGAGCTGTGGTCCGCACTCACCGTGGACCACGTCGCGGCGGCCTTCGACGGGGCACCCTGGCTGTTGGGCATTCGCGAGGTCTGGGCCGACATCCGGGAACGGGGCGACCGCTGCGCGGTCATCTCGCTCTCTCCCGACTTCTTCGTCGAGCGGCTTCTCGACTGGGGTGCCGACGCGGCGCACGGGTCGCACTGGCCGGCCGTCCCCTTCACCGAGCCGATCCACCGGCCCGGGATCCTCGACGCGCGGGCGAAGGTACGGATCGCAACCGAACTCTGCGCGGAGTTCGGGGTGGACCCCGCGCACTGTGTCGCTTACGGCGACTCGATGTCCGACGCGGAACTCTTCGCGCTGGTGCCGGACACCGTGGCGGTGAACGCGGACCACCATCTCGACGGTCTCGCCCGCCACAGCTACACCGGAGGCGATCTGCGCGAGGCCTACGCCTTGGTCCGAAACAGCGCAGCTTAGTCAGAAACCCTGCCCTTTGGCCCCAGAACGCCGCTTTCTCTCCGAAGCGCTGTTCGGAGGGGTCATGCTGCCTCCACGGAAGCCGGCCAGCGCGAGGGCGAGGCACATGATGGATGCTCCGACCACCACGAGGGCAGCGGAGGACGGGGACGGGCCGGAGCGCCCGGCGGGGGACGGGAGCGAGCGCCGTCGTCCGGCCGCCGAGGGGAACGAGCCCCGAATATCCGCGGGAGCCTCCACCGACGCGGTACTCGTCCGCCGCACCCTCGCCGAGATCGCACCGGTCGCCGAACGGGTGACCTCGTACTTCTACGCCCTGCTCTTCATAGGGCACCCCGGGTTGCGCGAGATGTTCCCCGCGGCCATGGACACCCAGCGGGACCGGCTCCTGAAGGCGCTGCTCACCGCGGCGGAGCACCTGGACGACGCCCCGGTCCTCACCGCCTATCTGCAGAACCTCGGCAGGGGCCACCGGAAGTACGGCACCCACGCGACCCACTACCCGGCTGTCGGCGAGGCCCTCATCGGCGCTCTCACCCGGTACGCGACGACGACCTGGGACGAGGAGACCCAGGCGGCCTGGGTCCGTACGTACACGACGATCTCTCAGATCATGATCGACGCGGCGGCGGAGGACGAACGCTCGGCGCCCGCCTGGTGGCAGGCCGAGGTGGTCTCCCATGATCTGCGGACCCCGGACATCGCCGTCGTCACGCTCCGCCCCGACCAGCCGTACCCGTTTCTCGCGGGGCAGTACACGACGCTGGAGACTCCGTGGTGGCCGCGGATATGGCGTCACTACTCGTTCGCCTCGGCGCCCCGCCCCGACGGGCTGCTCTCCCTGCACGTGAAGGCGGTTCCGGCGGGCTGGGTGTCCAACGCGCTGGTCCACCGGGCGCGCCCCGGGGACGTCCTGCGCCTCGGTCCGCCGGCCGGCTCCATGACCGTCGACCACGACACGGACACGGGCCTGCTCTGTGTGGGCGGTGGCACCGGGATCGCTCCCATCAAGGCCCTGGTGGAGGACGTCGCCGAGCACGGTGACCGGCGTCAGGTCGATGTCTTCTACGGGGCCCGCAACGGCCACGACCTCTATGACATCGACACGATGCTGCGGCTCCAGAAGACCTTCCCCTGGCTGTCCGTCCATCCGGTCACCGAGGAACAGGGACGGCTCCCGGAAGCCGTCTGCCGTTACGGCTCCTGGAGCGAACGCGACGCCTATCTCTCGGGGCCGCTGGGCATGGTCCGCCGCGGGGTGGACGCCCTGCGGGGAGCGGGGGTCCCCGCGGAGCGGATCCGCCACGACTTCCTCGCCGAGCTGGCCCCGGCGGCCGAGGATCAGCCCAGGTCGGGGGCGTGCATCGCGCGGACGCCCTCGATGTTGCCGTCGAGGTAGTGGCGCAGCGACAGCGGGACGAGGTGCACGGCGGCGATGCCGACCCGGCTGAACGGCACCCGGACGATCTCGTACTCGCCGACGGGCTCGTCCATCTCGGGGCCGTGCCGCAGCGAGGTGTCCATGGAGTCGAGGCGGCACACGAAGAAGTGCTGGACCTTCACCCCGGAGACCCCGCCGTCGACGATGTGCTCGACGGTGTCGACGAAGCAGGGCACCACGTCGACGATCTTGGCGCCGAGTTCCTCGTGGACCTCGCGGTGCAGGGCCTCGACGACGGTGGCGTCCGTGGCTTCCACGCCGCCACCGGGCGTGACCCAGTAGGGATCCATCCCCGGCTTGGTGCGCTTGATGAGGATGAGGGCGTCCCCGTCGAGCAGGATGGCGCGTGCGGTGCGCTTGATCACGGGCCGTTCGTTCATGGGCCGTTCGTTCATGGGAAGAAAATGGCCCGTCCGGGGTGTCCTGAAACTCGCCGTCACCGGCGGAAACTCACCAGTCCTCGCGAAAGGCCGTGCCTCCCCCGCCGGGACTCACCAGTCCCCCGCGGCCCGCAGCAGCTCCTCGTGCGCGCGGGCGATGGGCGACAGCGCCAGCGTCCCCGTGCGTACGACCAGGAAGTAGGTCCGCAGCGGAGGGACCGGAGGGTCGAGCAGCGCCACGAGCCGACCCTGCTCCAGGGCCTCCTCACAGAGGTAGCGGGGCAGGACGGCGAGCCCGGCGCCGGAGGCCGCCGACTCGCGCACGGCGCGCAGATCAGGGGCGATCACGGTCGCGGCGACCGCGGGCTTGGTCTCGAAGACGCTCGCCCAGTAGCGGGCCACGAAGGGCAGCGACTCGTGCACCTCGACCACCGGCAGCTGCTCCAGGACCACCGCGCCCTTGCGGAGAAGGACGTCGGGGGAGAGGCGGGCCGCCCATCGCGGGGCCGCCACCAGCACGTACTCCTCGTCGCAGAGCGGTGTGGAGACGAGCAGGCCGCCCCGGGGCCGGGCGGTGGCGACGGCCAGATCGTGATGGCCGGCGGCGAGCCCGTCGAGGATCTCCTCGGTGTTGCCGAGGAACGACGCCCGTACGGCGAGGCCCTGGCCGACCAGAGGGGTGAGGGCCGGCAGGACGCGGAGCGCGGTGAACTCCGGGGGCCCGGCGACATGGAGGGTGCGGACGCCGCTCTCCTCGTCGAGGCCTGTCTCGGCGATCTCGACGAGGGCGTCCAGATGGGGAGCGGCGCGGTGGGCGAGCTCGTCGCCGATGGTGGTCGGCGTGACACCCCGGGCCTGTCTGAGGAAGAGAGGGCGTCCGAGCTGCCGTTCGAGCGTCCGGATCTGGCTGGTGACGGCCGGCTGGGAGAGTCCGAGGAGCGCGGCGGCGCGGGTGAAGGAGCCGGCCCGGTGCACCGCGACGAACGTGCGCAGCAGGGCCAGATCCATGTCCGCCCCCTCCCGGCCGTGCGGCCGTTCGACTCACGCGGTCGGCTGACTGCGCCTCAGGAACGTCCAACTATAAATAAGTCGATAGGTCTCTGTCGCTACCGTGATTGGACACTGACGCACAGTCAACTAGCCTTGTTCAGGCGGTCTCCGCGCGTGGAACCGAGGCGTTCCGAGCCACGAGGGGGGAGGCTCGGAGCGCCTCGTTCCGTGCGCCCGGGACCGGCGCGGGCCGTGCACAGGACCTGTGAGGCCGGTGCACGGAACCCGCGAGGCCGGTGCACGCGACCCGCGAGGCCGCCGCCCGGGACCGGCGTCGGCCGCACGCCGGACGGGTCCACGAGCCGGCCGAACCGGCGGGCTCGACGGGCCTACGAGCCGGCTTCGTCGAGAGCCCGCAGCACGTCGGCGATCAGGTCCTCGGGGTCCTCGGCGCCGACCGAGAACCGGACGAAGCCCTCCGCGACCGCGTCCCCGCCCCAGCGCCCGCGCCGCTCCGCCGTGGAGCGCACGCCGCCGAAGCTGGTCGCGTCGTCCACGATCCGCAGTGCCTCCAGGAACCGATCGGCCCGCTTCCGGTCCGCCAGCTCGAAGGAGACGACCGGCCCGAAGCGCCGCATCTGACGGGCGGCCACCGCGTGCGAGGGGTCGTCGGGCAGCCCCGGGTAGCGCAGCCCGGTCACGTCCGCGCGCCCCGCGAGCGTCTGCGCGAGCGCGAGCGCGGTGGAGCACTGGCGGTCGATCCGCAGCTGCAGCGTGGCCAGCGAACGGTGGGCGAGCCAGGCCTCCATGGGGCCGGGGATGGCGCCGACGACCTTGCGCCAGCGCCGTACCTCCGCCGCCCGCTCGGGATCACGGCAGCTGACATGGCCGAGCAGGATGTCGCCGTGCCCGGTCATGCCCTTGGTGTCGCTGGCCACGGAGAAGTCCGCGCCCAGTTCGAGCGGGCGCTGGCCGAGCGGGGTGGCGAGCGTGTTGTCGACGGCCACGAGCGCCCCCGCTGCATGCGCCTCGCGGACCAGCCGCCGGATGTCGCAGACATCCAGCCCGGGGTTGGACGGGCTCTCGATCCACAGCAGCCGGGCCCCTTCCAGGACGTCGAGCTGGCTGTCGCCGCCGGTGGGCGCGGTGCGGACCTCGATGCCGTACGCCCTCAGCTGCTCGTGCAGCAGGGGCAGCGCCTGATAGCCGTCGCTGGGCACCACCACGACGTCGCCCGTCCTCAGCTGCGAGAAGAGGACGGCGGAGATCGCGGCCATGCCCGAGGCGAAGACCAGCGTCTCGACGCCCCGCTCCCCCGGCGCCTCCAGTTCCCCGATGGCCCGCTCCAGATGGGTCCACGTCGGGTTCTCGTCGCGGCCGTACGCGTATCCGCCGGTCGGCTCGCCCGGCAGATGGAAGTGCGCGGCGAAGACCGGCCCCGGCAGGGTCGGCTCGTACTTCACGGGTTCGGGCAGTCCTGCCCGGACCGCGCGGGTGCCGTCGCCGTAGTGCTTGTCGGTCACGGTGTCCGTTCCTCCAGTTCACGGCGTACGGCCGCGAGCAGTCCTCCGCTCGCGGCCTCCACCATCTCAAGACACTCCTCGAAGCCCTCGCGGCCCCCGTAGTACGGGTCGGGGACGTCGAGTCCGTCCCCGGCGGCGGGGTCGTAGGAGCGCAGCAGTCGTATGCGCGCCGCCTCTTCGGGCGTCCGGGCGAGCCCACGGAGCTCCCTCAGATGCCCTTCGTCCAGGGCGATCACCAGGTCGAGGGCGGGGAACCAGGAGGCGCGGAACTGGCGGGCCGTATGCACCGAGGTATAGCCGTTCTCGTCGAGGACGGCGACCGTGCGCGGGTCGGCGCCGTCGCCCTCGTGCCAGCCTCCGGTTCCGGCGCTGTCGACCTCCACCAGACCGCCGAGGCCGGCGTCCTCCACATGCCTGCGGAAGACGTGCTCGGCCATCGGCGAACGGCAGATGTTGCCGGTGCAGACGAAGCAGACGCGGTAGGTCATGGTCTCCCCTCAGTCGCCGTCGGGGAGCACGACGTTCAGCGCCCAGGAGACGACGGAGATGATCAGGCCGCCGAGGACGGCGGTCCAGAAGCCCTCCACGTGGAAGCTGAGGTCGAACTGCTCGGCCAGCCAGGACGTGAGGAGCAGCATCAGGGCGTTGACCACGAGGGTGATCAGGCCGAGCGTCAGAATGAAGAGCGGGAGCGTCAGCAACTGGACGATCGGCTTGACCAAGAAGTTCACGAGCCCGAAGACCAGGGCGACGAGAATGAGGGTCAGGGCCTTCTTGCCGGTGCTGTCACCGGTGAGGGTGATGTCCTGGAGCAGCCAGATGGCGACTCCCAGGGCGCCCGCGTTGGCGAGCGTCTTGACTACGAAATTCATCATGTGTCTGATCGTGGCAGACATGATCGGGCCGACGGCAGGGGCTGACAGGCGATGAAGGCATTCCGACTGGACGAACTGGAGGCGGAGCGTGCCGCGAACAAGGGCGCGTACCTCCAGTTCCTGCGGGAGCGGAACATGTCGGTGGGCCTGTACGCGCTGGACGCCGGGGAGCTCGATCCGCAGCAGCCGCACCGCCAGGACGAGGTGTACTTCGTGGTGAGCGGCCGGGCGGCGATCACGGTGGGGACGGAGACGACCCAGGTGGCGCGCGGCAGCGTGGTCTACGTGCCGGCCGGGGTGGAGCACAGGTTCCACCACATCAGCGAGGACCTGCGGGTGATGGTGGTCTTCTCCCCGCCGGAGGCCTG
This sequence is a window from Streptomyces sp. NBC_00691. Protein-coding genes within it:
- a CDS encoding serine hydrolase domain-containing protein, producing the protein MTTTFEALLPGTERALLHRVAVAQSEGRAPSFVGAVVRDGALVWSGSRSCVDGHAPDADTQFRIGSITKVFTAVLVMRLRDEGLLGLDDPLERHLKGTGVGDVTIAQLLGHSGGLAAETPGQWWERSSAALRPELSDVLGEEPFRQAPGRRHHYSNPGYTLLGSLVEAVRGVSWEEALRGEILEPLGMSRTTLDPVAPHAGGWAVHPWADVMLSEPSEDLGLMAPAGQLWSTAADLARFAAFLAAGDERVLGAASVAEMRAPAAAAGEGDWDGGYGLGLQLVRKDGRTLIGHTGSLPGFVAALWVSVEDGLAAIALANATSGPLTGAVAADLVRIVAEAEPRFPEPWRPLPEAEVDEELLALTGPWYWGTYAYGLRIGPGRSVVLEPLRGAGRRARFEALPGGGWVGLNGYYEGETLRAVRRADGSVSHLDLGSFVFTREPYAPADVVPGGVDEAGWRGL
- a CDS encoding GNAT family N-acetyltransferase, with amino-acid sequence MSDLEIRPATAEDIEAIVAMLADDPLGAQRETPDDLGPYLVAFERLANDPHQHLVVAVREDKVVGTLQLTIIPGLSRRGATRSIIEGVRIHTEERGSGLGTLLIEWAVEESGRQGCRLVQLTSDVTRTDAHRFYERLGFEASHLGFKKTL
- a CDS encoding MarR family winged helix-turn-helix transcriptional regulator codes for the protein MTATDPALTALSQRWCALSLLHGRIESHIERALESRHGLSVREYSLLDVLSRQHSGPGGHLQMKQVADAVVLSQSATTRLVTRLEDRGLLTRYLCATDRRGIYTDVTEAGQKLLAEARPTNDSALREALDEAAKNPELAPLVQVVEGVGVPA
- a CDS encoding GNAT family N-acetyltransferase, giving the protein MPISPSSLAQLPIRRLTVEDLLACADLSENRGWPREEHKWGLLLAAGTGYGIDDPSGTGLITCCVVTSYGPGLAAIGMVLVAEQYARQGVGRRLMEHVLAEAGDTPLTLHATPNGQPLYDQLGFTETGRAEMVRGLFTFTTPAPAVPVRPATAEDLQAILRLDREVFGLDRTHVITRLPAFADHLRVAEEDGRITGFAAAWPNMDTHVVGPLIARDPATAQALIASLAAATDRPLRTDIDVRHAALLSWVKENGLDPIASNAVMVRSLPGLPGDWRRRFAPLTVAAG
- a CDS encoding HAD family hydrolase — translated: MFHVKPRQQRLHFFDLDGTLIRGSAAAVEISRQLGVDEEIAALEAGFLQGLTPDEFAVRAHELWSALTVDHVAAAFDGAPWLLGIREVWADIRERGDRCAVISLSPDFFVERLLDWGADAAHGSHWPAVPFTEPIHRPGILDARAKVRIATELCAEFGVDPAHCVAYGDSMSDAELFALVPDTVAVNADHHLDGLARHSYTGGDLREAYALVRNSAA
- a CDS encoding globin domain-containing protein; its protein translation is MMDAPTTTRAAEDGDGPERPAGDGSERRRPAAEGNEPRISAGASTDAVLVRRTLAEIAPVAERVTSYFYALLFIGHPGLREMFPAAMDTQRDRLLKALLTAAEHLDDAPVLTAYLQNLGRGHRKYGTHATHYPAVGEALIGALTRYATTTWDEETQAAWVRTYTTISQIMIDAAAEDERSAPAWWQAEVVSHDLRTPDIAVVTLRPDQPYPFLAGQYTTLETPWWPRIWRHYSFASAPRPDGLLSLHVKAVPAGWVSNALVHRARPGDVLRLGPPAGSMTVDHDTDTGLLCVGGGTGIAPIKALVEDVAEHGDRRQVDVFYGARNGHDLYDIDTMLRLQKTFPWLSVHPVTEEQGRLPEAVCRYGSWSERDAYLSGPLGMVRRGVDALRGAGVPAERIRHDFLAELAPAAEDQPRSGACIARTPSMLPSR
- a CDS encoding NUDIX hydrolase; this encodes MNERPVIKRTARAILLDGDALILIKRTKPGMDPYWVTPGGGVEATDATVVEALHREVHEELGAKIVDVVPCFVDTVEHIVDGGVSGVKVQHFFVCRLDSMDTSLRHGPEMDEPVGEYEIVRVPFSRVGIAAVHLVPLSLRHYLDGNIEGVRAMHAPDLG
- a CDS encoding LysR family transcriptional regulator, which translates into the protein MDLALLRTFVAVHRAGSFTRAAALLGLSQPAVTSQIRTLERQLGRPLFLRQARGVTPTTIGDELAHRAAPHLDALVEIAETGLDEESGVRTLHVAGPPEFTALRVLPALTPLVGQGLAVRASFLGNTEEILDGLAAGHHDLAVATARPRGGLLVSTPLCDEEYVLVAAPRWAARLSPDVLLRKGAVVLEQLPVVEVHESLPFVARYWASVFETKPAVAATVIAPDLRAVRESAASGAGLAVLPRYLCEEALEQGRLVALLDPPVPPLRTYFLVVRTGTLALSPIARAHEELLRAAGDW
- a CDS encoding cystathionine gamma-lyase, yielding MTDKHYGDGTRAVRAGLPEPVKYEPTLPGPVFAAHFHLPGEPTGGYAYGRDENPTWTHLERAIGELEAPGERGVETLVFASGMAAISAVLFSQLRTGDVVVVPSDGYQALPLLHEQLRAYGIEVRTAPTGGDSQLDVLEGARLLWIESPSNPGLDVCDIRRLVREAHAAGALVAVDNTLATPLGQRPLELGADFSVASDTKGMTGHGDILLGHVSCRDPERAAEVRRWRKVVGAIPGPMEAWLAHRSLATLQLRIDRQCSTALALAQTLAGRADVTGLRYPGLPDDPSHAVAARQMRRFGPVVSFELADRKRADRFLEALRIVDDATSFGGVRSTAERRGRWGGDAVAEGFVRFSVGAEDPEDLIADVLRALDEAGS
- a CDS encoding low molecular weight protein-tyrosine-phosphatase codes for the protein MTYRVCFVCTGNICRSPMAEHVFRRHVEDAGLGGLVEVDSAGTGGWHEGDGADPRTVAVLDENGYTSVHTARQFRASWFPALDLVIALDEGHLRELRGLARTPEEAARIRLLRSYDPAAGDGLDVPDPYYGGREGFEECLEMVEAASGGLLAAVRRELEERTP
- a CDS encoding phage holin family protein, whose product is MMNFVVKTLANAGALGVAIWLLQDITLTGDSTGKKALTLILVALVFGLVNFLVKPIVQLLTLPLFILTLGLITLVVNALMLLLTSWLAEQFDLSFHVEGFWTAVLGGLIISVVSWALNVVLPDGD
- a CDS encoding cupin domain-containing protein, producing MKAFRLDELEAERAANKGAYLQFLRERNMSVGLYALDAGELDPQQPHRQDEVYFVVSGRAAITVGTETTQVARGSVVYVPAGVEHRFHHISEDLRVMVVFSPPEA